GTGCTTTTAAATTCATTTGTATGCTTGCTTTTTAATTTTTTAAATTGTCCAGCTGGAATTCCTGCAGTGATATCGAGCTGACCCGTTTCAAACATTTTGTATTCTGTATTGCTATCCACAATAGGGTAGAAATGAACTTTATTTAGATACACAGAATTTTTATCCCAATAGTATGGATTCTTCTCAATTGTTAGTTTATTTCCTATCTTATGCGAAGTTAAAATAAAGGGTCCATTGGAAATCAGTTTGCCAGGTGCTGCAAAAGAGGAACCTTTATTCGCATATTTTTCCACATTTTTTTTCTGTAAAGGAAAAACATTATGCATAATCATGTATTGCAAAAAATAGGAAGTGGGTTGTGCTAATTTTATTTCAAGCGTTGTGTCGTTGAGAGCTCTGACTCCAAGCATTTTTGGATTTTTTTGGCCACTGAGGATCTCTTTTCCATTGACAACACTTTCTAAGATATTGGAAAATTCAGAAGCAATATTAGGATCAATCAAGCGTTTCATTGCATAGACAAAATCTTGCGCAACGAGTTTTGAACCATCTGACCATTTTAAATTGTTACGTAAAGTAAAAGTATAAGTTTTGCCATCATCGGATATGACCCATTTCTCGGCTGCTGCAGGCTCTATCTCACCTACTTTATTTTCCTTAACGAGACCTTCAAACAGCTGAATTAAAATAAGATCACATACCTGCTCGTTGCAGAGTGCAGGATCCAAACTTTTTGGATCATCATAACTGCCAATATGAATTTCTTGAACTTTGGCAGCCAAGGGATCTTTGAGTCCATTTGCATATACAACAGAAGAGAATAAAGAAACAATGAGAGAAATTTTAAAATATTTTTTCATGACAAATCCTTTGTCGAATTAAAATAAAAATCAATCGAAATTTTTAGGTTTTTCTTTCAAATGCACATCAGTTAAATAATAATGATCCAAAATATTTTTCTTAAATCCTGTCACATATGGACGCACTAAATAAAGAGATACAATATTAAATATTGGAATAATTGGTTGTTCTTCAGCCAATATATTTGCACCTTGTTGAAATAATTTTTGTCGCATAGCTAAGTTATTCTCCACAACTGCTTTATTAATAATAGAATCGTATACTTTATTTTTAAAATGCGCATCGTTTGCAGGATCCGAGCTGCGTAACTGAATAAAAAGGTTTGAGACATCGTTGATATCCGCCACAAAACTGATTTGCATAATTTCAAAATCACCAATTTTTCTTTTATCTAATATTCTTTTCCACTCATCATTTTGTAGAATAGTATTGACCCCAAGTTCTTTTTTCCAAATGGAAGAAATTGCTGTTGCAATTTTTTGATGAACGTCGAGTGCGCCAATCAATATATGCACTGACAAAGGTTTTTTTGCTGTGTAGCCAGCTTCCTTATAGAGTTTTTTGGCTTCTATAAGTTGCTGTTCCCGAGTCCAGTCTTGCCAATAAGGCTTTGCCTGCGTGTAATTGCTCATACCATAGGGAACAAAATCGTAAAGAGACTTCTCTCCTCGTCCTAGCACCTTTTGCACAATTGCATCACGATCAATGACTATGCTCAAAGCTTGCCTTAGTTTTTTATTGTTAAAAGGAGGGCGTTGGGTATTGAAGACATAATAGTAGCTGCCAAGAAAAGGTACGGCTTTAAATTCATTTACATATTTCTTTTTAATTTGCTTGAATAAGTCAACAGGAATGCTATCAGTTGCATC
The DNA window shown above is from Fluviispira vulneris and carries:
- a CDS encoding peptide ABC transporter substrate-binding protein, with the protein product MKKYFKISLIVSLFSSVVYANGLKDPLAAKVQEIHIGSYDDPKSLDPALCNEQVCDLILIQLFEGLVKENKVGEIEPAAAEKWVISDDGKTYTFTLRNNLKWSDGSKLVAQDFVYAMKRLIDPNIASEFSNILESVVNGKEILSGQKNPKMLGVRALNDTTLEIKLAQPTSYFLQYMIMHNVFPLQKKNVEKYANKGSSFAAPGKLISNGPFILTSHKIGNKLTIEKNPYYWDKNSVYLNKVHFYPIVDSNTEYKMFETGQLDITAGIPAGQFKKLKSKHTNEFKSTPILANYYYVFNLNNEKFKNKNIRTALSIALDRDVITQNILEGSQLSLYDFVPYGIKDYNQAKAYWQDYPREKQLAEARKLYAEAGYSKENPLKINLAYNTSEGNKKIATAVASMWNKELGVQATIQNEEWKSLLEKRINGDFELIRYSYIADINDPINYLIQFRTKELQNDARYSNKEYDKLINDSMSEINPVKRKKLLEQAGKIIVDESPIITIYSMTNSYLLKNSVVNLEKNIMTRYYLKNTYKREQRKAIN
- a CDS encoding peptide ABC transporter substrate-binding protein, which encodes MLLILRGYFLVSFILAQCAFADTAKNPLVAKEQELNIGNLSDPKTLDPQKCNEKVCEAIILQLFEGLVRNSIDGHVLPAAAESWMISADGKTYHFTLRKNLKWSDGTKLTAEDFVFTMKRLVDPKVASEYSTLFENVENGKDIIEGKKSIDSLGVKANDERNLEIKLITATPHFLKNLTISNTFPTQRNNVEMHGDTEEAFTAAGILISNGPFKLSDRKVGNKVTVIRNEHYWNVESVYLSKLNFHSVNDLLTEYRMFEMGQLDATDSIPVDLFKQIKKKYVNEFKAVPFLGSYYYVFNTQRPPFNNKKLRQALSIVIDRDAIVQKVLGRGEKSLYDFVPYGMSNYTQAKPYWQDWTREQQLIEAKKLYKEAGYTAKKPLSVHILIGALDVHQKIATAISSIWKKELGVNTILQNDEWKRILDKRKIGDFEIMQISFVADINDVSNLFIQLRSSDPANDAHFKNKVYDSIINKAVVENNLAMRQKLFQQGANILAEEQPIIPIFNIVSLYLVRPYVTGFKKNILDHYYLTDVHLKEKPKNFD